tttattaagcgcttactatgtgcaaagcactgttctaagcactggggaggttacaaggtgatcaggttgttcctcaaggggctcacagtcaacccccattttacagatgaggaaactgaggttcagagaagtgaagtgacttgcccaaaaatagTCAATTGTGCCCCTGATGATCATTATACAGTGTCTTCACCCCTTTCTCATTTCCCACCTCAGCCAGTGAGTGAGTTAtgcttgttattattaatcccattcGTGTATCATGGCCCATGGTTAGTGACTCcttgttaactccttgagggcagtgattgtaTCAATTAATTCGattgtatggtcctctcccaagtgtttagtacagtgctctacacaaatcAGCAATcatgaaatatcactgattgagcagTAATCTGAAACATTATGAAGTTTAATGacaatttagattagcatattgtggacacataatcaggaggactaattctctggagaagacactaatgctaggaaaagtccagggaagacgtggaagaggcagatggaaagctagatggatagagaccgtgaCAACGAttacggaagaaccattagaaaggttacggattatggcagaggacaggacgttctgcagaaagtatatccatagggtcgctatgaattggaaacgactcagtggcacttaataataataataataataataataataataaatggtacagGGCTATGGATACTTTGGAAAGAAATCCTTCTGTCTTCTTTTATGGGTCGCCAGAAGAAGCATGAACTAAAGGAAAGAGcaatggcccgggagtcagaggatctgggttctaattctgactccgccacgtctgctgggtgacctggggaagtcacttcacttctctggacctccgttccctcatctgtaaaatggggatgaagactttgagcctcatgtgggacagggactgtgtccaacccaattatctcatatccaccccagtgcttagaggagtgcttggcacaaagtaagtgctcaacaaataccacaattaatattattattattcctgaagaATTTCACTAAAGCCCTTTCCACATCTTCCATTTCTTAACATAGACTCCTGTCCtgttgctctccctctcctaggtCTGAGCCCATCAGGGTAACTCACAGgccattagtggaaagagcccgggcttgagagtcagaggttgtgggttctaatcccaactccgccacttgtcaggtgtgtgactttgggccagtcacttcacttctctgtgcctcaattacctcatctgtaaaatgggaatgaagactgtgagccccaagtgggacaacctgattacattatatctacccctgtgcttagaacagtgcttggcacataataagcgcttaacaaatgccattgttataacagagaagcggtgtggctaacagagaagcagcgtggctcagcggaacgagcacggtcttgggattcagaggtcatggattctaatcccggctctgccatttgtcagctttgtgactttgggcaagtcacttcacttctctgttccctcatctgtaaaatggggattaagactgtgagccccatgtgggacaatctgattaccttgtatccccccagtgcttagaacagtgattggcacatagatagcacttaacaaatgccattattattattattattaataatatcaaagGGCAAGACAAGTTCTCGAGCAATAAAGATCTAGGACGTCATCAGTGTCATGGCATCCAAGCTCTGCTCACCACAACACAGCTGTGTTGggtgggatgagggaggagaacGGCAGGAGACCCAATCCGCTGCTGTTTGGAGAGCTGAAAATGGGAAACCAATGGCAAAGGAGGgtagaggaatcatcatcatcatcatcatcatcatcatcatcatcatcatcaatcgtatttattgagcgcttactgtgtgcagagcactgtactaagcacttgggaagtacaagcgggcaacatatagagacagtccctacccaacagtgggctcacagtctaaaagggggagacagagaacaaaaccaaacatactaacaaaataaaataaatagaatagatatgtacaagtaaaataaataaataaataaataaatagaggaatcaatcaatcgtatttattaagcgcttactgtgtgcacagcactgtactaagcacgtgggaagtacaagctggcaacatatagagacagtccctacccaacagtgggttcacagtctagaagaggaagcattttaagaatatggcctagtggatagacacagGTCTGTGAGTCTGAAGGaagcaggttctaatcctggctccccaacttgtctgctgtgtgatcttgggcaggccactttacttctctgtgtctcagttacctcacctgtataatggggattaagactgtcagctccatgttggacagggactgtgtccaaccttttcattcattccttcaatcatatttattgagcgcttactgtgtgcagagcactgtattaagggcttgggaagtccaagttggcaacagatagagacagtccctacccaacagcgggctcacagtctagaagggggaggcagtcaacaaaacaaaacatattaacaaaataaaatagaatagtaaacaacctgattgacttgtatccatccaacccagcacttagaacagtgcctggcacatagtaagcacttatcatcatcatcatcatcatcatcatcaaggtaaaACAAAACCTCACACAGTGCTGCATTCCAGCTGCAAACTGGGGGTCAGTTGccgaggacaatcaatcaatcaatcaatcaatcggatttattgagcgcttactgtgtgcagagtactgtactaagcgcttgggaagtacaagttggcaatatatagagacggtcccttcccaacagtgggctcacagtctagaaggggaaggacaGACGTGCATGGAATACTACCAGCAAGAAGGGAGTAGCTCTCTTTGAGAAAAAGCTTTGCATGGAAAACGAGAGGGAGAGGCGAAAGAGAAAACAGGGCCAGGTGCTACCAAAATTAACCccaacaacacaacaagggacaacaTTTTTGTGTATCCAGTGTGGCTGGAACTGTGGTCCCTCGTTGTCTTTTTCAACCACCATTACTGTCAGGGGTGTCTTTTTGAAATGTTAATGATAGCTATTCggtttgtaaactcctggaggggagggaccttatctttaaagccttatctTTAAGGCTGCTGCAGGGAAGCAGCttgagttagtggaaagagcccgggcttggcagtcagaggttgtgggttctaatcctgctctgccacttgtatgctgttcattcattcattcaatcgtatttattgagcgcttactgtgtgcagagcactgtacttagcgcttgggaagtccaagttggcaacatatagagacggtccctacccaacagtgggctcacagtctagaagggggagacagagaacaaaacaaaacatattaacaaaataaaataagtagaataaataaaaccttggggaagtcacttcacttccctgtgcctcaattacctcacctgtaaaatggggattaagactgtgagcccgcacgtctgacaacctgctgaccttgtatctatcccagcgcttaggaagcgcttaacaaatgccatcattataattattattatttaattgcactgagtcttccaagtgtttagtactgtgctctagacacactaaatactcaataaaaacaGTCATTTCTAAATAGAATGCAATAATTATTTTATTGAGAACCCTCACGTTGTGTTAGAATAACCACTGACTCACTGGGAATTAATGGGTGAGGAAATAGAAATAGATGATGACCATGACTGACCTTTTTCAAAACatgttcagttaatcaatcattcaatcaatcaatggcatttattgagttttcctttgttcagagcactgtattaaccacttggggaagtgcaatacttcagagttggtagatgtcatCCCTCTACCCTCacgggagcttatagtcttcccGGGAGGTGGACATTACATTATTCTATGGCCATCGCTAGGAGAATACTTTAAATCCATGCCACTCATTGCTATTTTATTGCattgaataccataaaacagcAAAACAGAACCCCGATTTTGTACAGAGTCTGGGAAGTGTAGCAGCATCACACCTGGACTGACTCCAGGCAGAagtgaacaataataaaaataatgctgccactactaccactattactactaataataattgtggtattttttaagaacttactgtgtgccaggcattgtactaagcactggggtggatacaagcaaataaggttggacacagtccctatcccatgtggggctctcagtctcaatcctcattttacagatgacgtaactgaggcatggagaagtgaggtgacttgcccaaggccacacagtggacaggttATGGAGCtgtgatcagaacccatgaccttctgattaataataataataatgataatgttatttattaagcacttgctatgtgcaaagcactcttctaagtgctggggaggttacaaggttatcagatggtcccacaggaggctcacagtcttaatcttcaagcAGCTGGTGCCTGGGCAGCACATGGGTTTTGAATATAGGCGCTCTGGAAATCCCACCTCAAAAGCCTCGAAAAGGCTGTAGCTGCCTCGGATGGTGCCAAATGCAGCTTGGCTTTTGCCTCAGGATTAGCAGCCACTGTAAACATCACTCATCTCTTAAAGGCAGGAGACCAAATTATTTGCATGGATGATGTATACGGAGGAACAAACAGATACTTCAGGAGGATGGCGGTGGAAATGGGTTTGAAGCTTTCTTTTGTTGACTGTTCTAAACTGAATTTGCTTGAAGCTGCTATCAGACCAGAAACAAAGCTGGTTTGGATTGAAACCCCCACCAACCCCAACTTGAAAGTCATTGATATCGAAGCCTGTGCACAGATTGTCCGTAAACATGGAGACATTATTTTAGTTGCGGATAGCACTTTCATGTCGGCCTATTTCCAGCGCCCCTTGGCTTTGGGAGCGGATATTTGTATGTACTCAGCTACGAAGTATATGAACGGCCACAGTGATGTTGTCATGGGTTTGGTTTCTGTTAATTCAGAGGACCTCTATCAAAGGCTCCAGTTTTTGCAAAATTCTCTTGGAGCAGTGCCATCTCCATTCTACTATTATCTCTGCAATCGTGGTCTGAAGACATTGCAAATCCGGATGAAGCAATATTTTCAGAATGGACTGGCAGTTGCTAAGTATCTTGAATCAGATCCCCGGGTGGAAAAAGTCATTTTCCCTGGGCTGCCTTCTCATCCTCAGCATGAATTGGTTAAAAGCCAGTGCACGGGCTGCCCTGAGATGATCACCTTTTATATTAAGGGCAACCTTCAGCATGCTGAGACTTTTCTCAAGAACTTGAAGCTTTTCTCACTGGCTGAGAGCCTCGGGGGATATGAAAGTCTTGCTGAGCTTCTGGCAATCATGACTCATGCCTCCGTTCCCAAAGAGGACAGAGATGCCCTAAG
This DNA window, taken from Tachyglossus aculeatus isolate mTacAcu1 chromosome 3, mTacAcu1.pri, whole genome shotgun sequence, encodes the following:
- the LOC119925221 gene encoding LOW QUALITY PROTEIN: cystathionine gamma-lyase-like (The sequence of the model RefSeq protein was modified relative to this genomic sequence to represent the inferred CDS: inserted 1 base in 1 codon) — encoded protein: MEYYQQEGILIFKQLVPGQHMGFEYRRSGNPTXKSLEKAVAASDGAKCSLAFASGLAATVNITHLLKAGDQIICMDDVYGGTNRYFRRMAVEMGLKLSFVDCSKLNLLEAAIRPETKLVWIETPTNPNLKVIDIEACAQIVRKHGDIILVADSTFMSAYFQRPLALGADICMYSATKYMNGHSDVVMGLVSVNSEDLYQRLQFLQNSLGAVPSPFYYYLCNRGLKTLQIRMKQYFQNGLAVAKYLESDPRVEKVIFPGLPSHPQHELVKSQCTGCPEMITFYIKGNLQHAETFLKNLKLFSLAESLGGYESLAELLAIMTHASVPKEDRDALRTSEMLIRLSVGLEDTEDLPEDLDQALKAVHPQYTSRN